Proteins encoded together in one Triticum dicoccoides isolate Atlit2015 ecotype Zavitan chromosome 7B, WEW_v2.0, whole genome shotgun sequence window:
- the LOC119336587 gene encoding receptor homology region, transmembrane domain- and RING domain-containing protein 2-like → MNRARRGGRLFLLWLCAVVCLMARPGACSVVLMANNTTLSFSDVEATFTPEVKGSGLNGVIYTVEPLDACSPLIKKAVEGPASPFALILRGGCQFDDKVRNAQDAGFKAVIVYDNKDLGVLVSMAGSSSGIDIYAVFISKTSGEVLKQYSGQSDAQVWIISTRDNSALSIMAISFTALLAMSAVLATCFFVRRHQMRRDRARIPAAREFHGMSSQLVKAMPSLIFTKVQEDNCTSSTCAICLEDYSVGEKIRVLPCRHKFHAACVDLWLTSWRTFCPVCKRDANAGMSNFPPSESTPLLSSAIPLPAESTALSSFRSMVAASPPRTISRHPSWQSMSRTNSNSSILHIRNPCRCCSNSPAISTSRSSVDLANMSSPWSNTLNLASGHSLGGGHFSPPISIRYSSPQVSPFGYRFSGQFVGSPHIPRSENGSPSYYPGSSGQQYPYLRHRTESGPSLFTMVPQSPQQTQLQDGGDSATSLSASASTQSLRQAYLQHCPDSDVSLSTATSAQSLTGC, encoded by the exons ATGAACCGTGCAAGAAGAGGAGGGAGATTATTTCTCCTCTGGTTATGCGCAGTGGTTTGTCTCATGGCTCGGCCGGGAGCTTGCAGTGTGGTGCTGATGGCGAATAACACGACCCTGTCGTTCAGCGACGTCGAGGCAACATTTA CTCCAGAAGTGAAAGGTTCAGGTTTAAATGGTGTAATTTACACCGTCGAACCTCTTGATGCTTGCAGCCCTCTGATAAAGAAAGCAGTCGAAGGTCCTGCATCACCATTTGCATTGATTTTAAGAGGCGGCTGCCAATTTGATGATAAAGTTAGAAATGCTCAGGATGCCGGATTCAAGGCTGTGATAGTATATGATAACAAAGACCTCGGTGTCCTTGTTTCAA TGGCTGGAAGCTCATCCGGTATCGACATATATGCTGTCTTCATCTCTAAGACGTCAGGAGAGGTGTTGAAACAATATTCAGGTCAAAGTGATGCTCAGGTGTGGATAATATCAACGCGTGATAACTCAGCTTTGTCAATCATGGCAATATCTTTCACAGCACTGCTTGCTATGTCTGCTGTTCTTGCCACTTGTTTCTTTGTGAGAAGACACCAGATGAGAAGGGACAGGGCTCGAATACCTGCAGCACGAGAATTTCATGGAATGAGCAGTCAGTTAGTCAAGGCAATGCCGAGTCTTATTTTTACAAAAGTCCAGGAAGACAATTGTACTTCGTCAACATGTGCCATTTGCTTGGAAGACTACAGTGTTGGTGAAAAGATAAGGGTGCTGCCTTGTCGTCACA AGTTCCATGCTGCTTGCGTGGACCTGTGGCTCACATCATGGAGGACATTCTGCCCTGTATGCAAGCGAGATGCAAATGCTGGAATGTCAAATTTCCCTCCATCAGAGTCTACCCCTTTGCTTTCTTCTGCTATTCCCTTGCCAGCTGAATCGACAGCTTTGTCTTCTTTTCGTTCAATGGTAGCAGCATCTCCTCCAAGGACAATAAGCCGGCATCCTTCATGGCAGTCCATGTCCCGCACTAACTCCAATTCCAGTATCCTCCACATCCGTAACCCATGCAGATGTTGTTCCAACTCACCTGCTATCAGTACAAGTAGGAGCAGTGTAGACCTTGCAAACATGTCATCGCCATGGTCTAACACTCTGAACCTTGCATCCGGGCACTCCCTGGGCGGAGGGCATTTTTCTCCGCCGATCAGCATCAGATACTCATCACCACAAGTCTCCCCTTTCGGTTACAGATTTTCTGGACAATTTGTAGGTTCACCCCACATCCCCCGTTCCGAGAACGGATCTCCAAGCTATTATCCTGGCTCTTCAGGGCAGCAGTACCCTTACCTGAGGCATCGCACGGAGTCAGGGCCGAGCTTATTTACCATGGTGCCCCAGTCACCGCAACAGACCCAGCTGCAGGATGGTGGCGACTCGGCGACGAGTCTATCAGCTTCAGCATCAACCCAGTCGCTCCGTCAGGCCTACCTGCAGCATTGCCCCGATTCTGATGTGAGCTTATCTACTGCGACGTCAGCCCAGTCGCTGACAGGGTGCTGA